A window from Zingiber officinale cultivar Zhangliang chromosome 7A, Zo_v1.1, whole genome shotgun sequence encodes these proteins:
- the LOC122001738 gene encoding plant-specific TFIIB-related protein 1-like: MGRVRCPYCQGTAGRSATTPYGRCVTECCSCGRVVEERQVYTHQLFPLRAFDYPLPLVTPDLPLPPPSAAVEATNEDDEDPFHPTGFVTTFSTLSLEPCPLFARSATSFAGHLAELERALDSSSSSSSSSSVSDGSGGPLVSVDHLRAYLQILEVSSILRLEHDIADHAFQLFRDCSSTTCLRNRSIEALATAALVHAIREAQEPRTLQEISSASNLPQKEIGKYIKILGEALKLSQPINSNSIAVHMPRFCTLLQLNKSAQQLAAHIGEVVVNKCFCTRRNPISISAAAIYLACQLEDKRKTQAEICKVTGLTEVTLRKVYKELLENWDDLMPPNYTPAVPPEKAFPMTTITSGRSSANKDMVDAYHSSAHHDKDKHSEAIEASKISNSLEFSHTVKVNDEAEKKSSSHVRNLTSFDPQDLNHGSFSMPQVPFGMFQCKPQREDVKGEQGIINLNETEPNLSEHKKASKDLRMGDTSGWVDQTSTPSSSKRYTSSWHLNPATAAPESYVQLANRQLGLQFVPGTGESAKGGNDDAASRGHKPEN; encoded by the exons ATGGGGCGCGTGCGCTGCCCTTACTGCCAGGGCACCGCCGGCCGGAGCGCCACTACGCCCTACGGCCGCTGCGTCACCGAGTGCTGTTCCTGCGGACGAGTGGTGGAGGAGCGGCAGGTTTACACCCACCAGCTCTTCCCCCTACGCGCTTTCGACTACCCCCTGCCCCTTGTCACCCCTGACCTTCCCTTGCCGCCCCCTTCCGCCGCTGTCGAAGCCACCAACGAGGATGATGAGGACCCCTTCCACCCAACCGGATTCGTGACCACGTTCTCCACCCTATCCCTCGAGCCCTGCCCTCTCTTCGCCCGCTCTGCTACCTCTTTCGCCGGGCACCTTGCGGAGCTGGAGCGTGCCCTAgattcttcctcttcttcgtcttcttcttcttccgtctCTGATGGGTCGGGAGGGCCGCTCGTCTCCGTAGACCACCTCCGGGCGTACCTCCAGATCTTGGAGGTATCGTCCATCCTTAGGCTAGAGCATGACATAGCTGACCACGCCTTCCAGCTCTTCCGTGACTGCTCTTCTACCACTTGCCTCCGAAACCGTAGCATCGAGGCTCTGGCGACGGCTGCGCTTGTGCATGCCATCCGTGAGGCACAGGAACCTCGGACCTTACAG GAAATATCTTCTGCTAGCAATCTTCCTCAAAAGGAGATCGGAAAGTACATCAAGATCCTAGGGGAGGCTCTGAAACTTAGCCAACCCATCAACAGCAATTCTATTGCAGTCCACATGCCTAGGTTTTGTACACTTCTCCAACTAAATAAATCAGCTCAG CAACTTGCAGCTCATATTGGAGAAGTTGTTGTGAACAAATGCTTTTGTACTCGTCGGAACCCAATAAGCATCTCAGCTGCTGCTATCTACTTAGCATGTCAACTAGAAGATAAACGTAAAACTCAGGCTGAGATTTGTAAGGTGACTGGTTTAACAGAGGTTACCCTTCGGAAGGTGTACAAAGAGCTTTTGGAGAATTGGGATGATTTGATGCCTCCTAATTACACTCCTGCAGTGCCCCCTGAGAAAGCTTTCCCAATGACTACAATCACCTCTGGTCGATCTTCAGCCAACAAAGATATGGTTGATGCTTACCATTCGAGTGCACATCACGACAAAGATAAACACTCAGAAGCTATTGAAGCAAGTAAAATTTCTAATTCTCTCGAGTTTAGTCATACAGTCAAAGTGAATGACGAGGCAGAGAAGAAAAGCAGTTCCCATGTCCGCAATCTTACATCTTTCGATCCCCAGGATTTGAATCACGGATCATTCTCCATGCCACAGGTTCCATTTGGCATGTTCCAGTGCAAACCGCAGAGAGAGGACGTAAAGGGtgaacaaggcatcatcaatctTAATGAAACTGAACCCAATCTGTCAGAGCATAAGAAGGCCAGCAAGGACTTGAGGATGGGTGATACTTCTGGATGGGTGGATCAAACTTCAACTCCCTCATCGTCAAAAAGATACACAAGTTCATGGCATTTGAATCCTGCAACGGCTGCCCCAGAATCGTACGTTCAGTTGGCAAATCGACAGTTGGGTCTTCAATTTGTTCCTGGAACTGGCGAGAGTGCAAAAGGTGGAAATGATGATGCTGCGAGTAGGGGCCACAAGCCAGAGAATTAA
- the LOC122001737 gene encoding splicing factor U2af large subunit B-like isoform X2, which translates to MFPNMFALAAGQIPTIPIMPMQAMTQQATRHARRVYVGGLSPTANEQTVATFFSQVMFAIGGNTAGPGDAVVNVYINHEKKFAFVEMRTVEEASNAMALDGIIFEGAPVKVRRPSDYNPSLAAALGPSQPNPNLNLAAVGLSPGSAAGLEGPDRVFVGGLPYYFTEVQVRELLESFGPLRGFDLVKDRETGNSKGYAFCVYQDLSVTDIACAALNGIKMGDKTLTVRRANQGTTQPRPEHENILLQAQQQVALQKLVYQAGSLPTKVVCLTQVVTPDELRDDEEYEDILEDMRGEGGKYGKLVSIVIPRPGPNGEAAPGVGKVFMEFDDIDGSTKARLGLNGRKFGGNEVVAVFYSESKFAQGDYDG; encoded by the exons ATGTTCCCTAACATGTTTGCTTTGGCAGCTGGACAG ATTCCTACAATCCCTATAATGCCAATGCAAGCCATGACTCAACAG gcTACTCGACATGCTCGTCGTGTATATGTTGGTGGTCTTTCACCAACTGCTAATGAGCAG ACAGTTGCAACGTTTTTTAGTCAGGTGATGTTTGCTATTGGAGGGAATACAGCTGGTCCAG GTGATGCCGTTGTTAATGTTTACATAAACCACGAGAAGAAATTTGCATTTGTAGAAATGAGAACAGTTGAAGAAGCAAGCAATGCAATGGCATTGGATGGCATTATTTTTGAG GGTGCTCCAGTGAAGGTTAGAAGGCCGAGTGATTATAACCCTTCCCTTGCAGCTGCACTTGGTCCCAGCCAACCTAATCCCAATCTTAACCTCGCGGCAGTAGGACTGTCACCTGGTTCTGCTGCTGGCCTCGAAGGACCTGATCGGGTTTTTGTGGGTGGTCTTCCGTACTATTTCACTGAAGTGCAAGTTAGAGAGTTACTTGAATCCTTTGGGCCTCTTCGAGGTTTTGATCTTGTCAAGGATAGGGAAACTGGCAATTCAAAAGGATATGCATTTTGTGTCTACCAAGACCTCTCTGTCACTGATATTGCTTGTGCGGCTCTTAATGGTATCAAGATGGGTGATAAAACTCTTACAGTAAGGCGTGCAAACCAGGGCACTACACAACCAAGGCCAGAACATGAAAACATACTATTACAAGCCCAACAACAGGTTGCACTACAG AAACTTGTGTACCAGGCTGGATCGCTTCCTACAAAGGTGGTATGCTTAACTCAGGTGGTTACTCCAGATGAACTGAGAGATGATGAGGAATATGAAGACATATTGGAAGATATGAGGGGAGAAGGTGGAAAATATG GTAAATTGGTCAGTATTGTAATTCCACGTCCTGGACCGAACGGAGAGGCAGCCCCTGGTGTTGGAAAG GTATTTATGGAGTTCGACGATATTGACGGTTCTACCAAAGCCAGGCTAGGACTAAATGGAAGAAAGTTTGGAGGGAACGAAGTTGTGGCAGTCTTTTATTCCGAGAGCAAGTTTGCCCAAGGCGACTATGATGGCTAA
- the LOC122001739 gene encoding protein SRC2-like produces the protein MESIFLEISLISAQGMRPPPGRRRLQTYALIWVDPEIKLRTLVDRDGGPNPTWNDKFLFRVPRSCLADDSPSAVSIEFYASGGRYLPDSVIGSVRLLVGTLRLLSRRPGRAAFDAVGIRRPSGRIEGVLNVAAAVLGSVSVVAARALELRPAVGYRELMEVPPKNRRRRRGEGGPVLQELNQASAAEEGSPAATFCCGPCVLDFSRSARHPDGNAPASEDQNLPL, from the coding sequence ATGGAATCCATCTTCCTCGAGATCAGCTTGATCTCCGCCCAGGGCATGCGGCCGCCGCCGGGGCGCCGCCGCCTGCAGACCTACGCGCTCATCTGGGTCGACCCTGAGATCAAGCTCCGCACGCTCGTCGACCGCGACGGCGGCCCCAACCCTACCTGGAACGACAAGTTCCTCTTCCGCGTCCCGCGAAGCTGCCTCGCCGACGACTCCCCCTCCGCCGTGTCCATCGAGTTCTACGCCTCCGGCGGCCGGTACCTCCCTGACTCCGTCATCGGCTCCGTCCGCCTGCTCGTCGGGACCCTCCGCCTCCTCTCCCGCCGCCCCGGCCGCGCCGCCTTCGACGCCGTCGGGATCCGCCGTCCCTCGGGCCGAATCGAGGGCGTGCTCAACGTCGCCGCGGCCGTCCTCGGCAGCGTCTCCGTGGTCGCCGCCCGGGCCCTCGAGCTCCGCCCCGCCGTCGGATACCGCGAGCTGATGGAGGTGCCCCCCAAgaatcgccgccgccgccgcggcGAGGGTGGGCCTGTGCTTCAAGAGTTGAATCAGGCCTCGGCGGCCGAAGAGGGATCTCCGGCAGCGACGTTCTGCTGCGGGCCGTGTGTGCTGGACTTCTCGAGGTCGGCGCGGCATCCAGATGGTAACGCCCCGGCATCCGAGGACCAGAATCTACCCCTGTGA
- the LOC122001737 gene encoding splicing factor U2af large subunit B-like isoform X1 produces the protein MPDYGERYEDNGDGYGFGYGAASPPAKGSGFDDLNDSRSQYEFREQVRGSSNSKDKDRERDRDRDRVRDRDRDRHHKQHKDRSERREHGRDRSDGHDRFHSQDSDRHKDYDRDREGRRSHQSRSRSKGHSSRRSKSRSRSRSRSKSKRVSGFDMAPPAAALIPGAPTAGQLTGATPTIPGMFPNMFALAAGQIPTIPIMPMQAMTQQATRHARRVYVGGLSPTANEQTVATFFSQVMFAIGGNTAGPGDAVVNVYINHEKKFAFVEMRTVEEASNAMALDGIIFEGAPVKVRRPSDYNPSLAAALGPSQPNPNLNLAAVGLSPGSAAGLEGPDRVFVGGLPYYFTEVQVRELLESFGPLRGFDLVKDRETGNSKGYAFCVYQDLSVTDIACAALNGIKMGDKTLTVRRANQGTTQPRPEHENILLQAQQQVALQKLVYQAGSLPTKVVCLTQVVTPDELRDDEEYEDILEDMRGEGGKYGKLVSIVIPRPGPNGEAAPGVGKVFMEFDDIDGSTKARLGLNGRKFGGNEVVAVFYSESKFAQGDYDG, from the exons ATGCCGGACTACGGGGAGAGATACGAAGACAACGGCGACGGGTATGGTTTTGGGTATGGCGCTGCGTCCCCTCCGGCGAAGGGGAGCGGTTTCGACGACTTAAACGATTCCAGATCTCAG TATGAATTTCGTGAACAAGTGAGAGGGTCTTCAAATAGCAAAGACAAGGATAGGGAAAGAGATAGGGATCGTGATCGAGTCAGGGATCGGGATCGGGATCGTCATCACAAACAACACAAGGATAGAAGTGAGAGAAGGGAGCATGGCCGAGATAGATCTGATGGTCATGATCGTTTCCATAGCCAAGACTCTGATAG GCACAAAGATTATGATAGAGACAGAGAGGGACGCCGTAGTCATCAGTCGCGATCTCGGTCCAAGGGTCATTCTAGTAGGAGATCAAAATCTCGTTCTCGTTCTCGTTCAAGATCCAAGAG CAAACGTGTTAGTGGCTTTGACATGGCCCCACCAGCTGCTGCTCTGATACCTGGTGCGCCTACTGCAG GTCAGCTCACTGGAGCCACTCCTACCATTCCTGGGATGTTCCCTAACATGTTTGCTTTGGCAGCTGGACAG ATTCCTACAATCCCTATAATGCCAATGCAAGCCATGACTCAACAG gcTACTCGACATGCTCGTCGTGTATATGTTGGTGGTCTTTCACCAACTGCTAATGAGCAG ACAGTTGCAACGTTTTTTAGTCAGGTGATGTTTGCTATTGGAGGGAATACAGCTGGTCCAG GTGATGCCGTTGTTAATGTTTACATAAACCACGAGAAGAAATTTGCATTTGTAGAAATGAGAACAGTTGAAGAAGCAAGCAATGCAATGGCATTGGATGGCATTATTTTTGAG GGTGCTCCAGTGAAGGTTAGAAGGCCGAGTGATTATAACCCTTCCCTTGCAGCTGCACTTGGTCCCAGCCAACCTAATCCCAATCTTAACCTCGCGGCAGTAGGACTGTCACCTGGTTCTGCTGCTGGCCTCGAAGGACCTGATCGGGTTTTTGTGGGTGGTCTTCCGTACTATTTCACTGAAGTGCAAGTTAGAGAGTTACTTGAATCCTTTGGGCCTCTTCGAGGTTTTGATCTTGTCAAGGATAGGGAAACTGGCAATTCAAAAGGATATGCATTTTGTGTCTACCAAGACCTCTCTGTCACTGATATTGCTTGTGCGGCTCTTAATGGTATCAAGATGGGTGATAAAACTCTTACAGTAAGGCGTGCAAACCAGGGCACTACACAACCAAGGCCAGAACATGAAAACATACTATTACAAGCCCAACAACAGGTTGCACTACAG AAACTTGTGTACCAGGCTGGATCGCTTCCTACAAAGGTGGTATGCTTAACTCAGGTGGTTACTCCAGATGAACTGAGAGATGATGAGGAATATGAAGACATATTGGAAGATATGAGGGGAGAAGGTGGAAAATATG GTAAATTGGTCAGTATTGTAATTCCACGTCCTGGACCGAACGGAGAGGCAGCCCCTGGTGTTGGAAAG GTATTTATGGAGTTCGACGATATTGACGGTTCTACCAAAGCCAGGCTAGGACTAAATGGAAGAAAGTTTGGAGGGAACGAAGTTGTGGCAGTCTTTTATTCCGAGAGCAAGTTTGCCCAAGGCGACTATGATGGCTAA